The Malus sylvestris chromosome 8, drMalSylv7.2, whole genome shotgun sequence genomic interval TGAGTAACTGGGAAGATGATGAGGCAGCATCTCAAGCAGCCACGCCAAAATCGCCTAAATCGCCTAAACGTGAGGATGACTTTGGATTCGTTGACTTTGCTTttgatgttggtgaagatgTACAAAGAACTTCTCTTTCAGCTGAAGAGCTTTTCGATGGCGGCATCATTAGACCCTTTAATAAGCCTCCACCCACTCCATCATTTTTCCGTCAGGTTCTGTCACCTAGACGGAAAAAGGGTAAAGAATATCCGAAGACCCAAATGGACAACACAACAAGAAGAAGCGAGAGAATAAGCGAACAACAACAAAGAGGTAGAGAGAGAACTCCAGCAGCCTTGTCATCCTCCCTTTCAGGCCGAAGAGCGACAAGATCGGTATCACCTTTGAGGGTCTCCGAGTACCAATgggtagaagaagaaaaacaaaaccaacagCAGCAACGGAAGCAACAACAAAACAACAAGCAGTTAACTCCCAAAGCTATGTTTACATCCTGCACAGATTCTAAGGCTTCAAGAAAATGGAAACTAAAGGATTTTTTGTTGTTTCGAAGCGCCTCGGAGGGAAGAGCCACAGATAAAGATCCATTCACGAAGTACTTAACTTTGTTTAGGAAAAATGAAGACGTGAAGAACTCCAGCTTCAGGTCAATAGACAGCCCGGCCTCAGTTTCGATCTCGAGGAGAAGAGGGCCGCCAGTTTCAGCTCACGAGTTGCATTACACTGCGAACAAAGCAGTGTCTAATGATATGAAGAAGAAGACCTTCTTGCCTTACAAGCAGGGCATTTTGGGCAGATTGGCCTTCAATCCCGCGGTCAGTGCCCTTGCCAATGGCTTTGGGTCTCTTTCAAGAAAATGAATATCGATCCCCAATTGATGATTTGATTTGTTCTTGAGAAaccttttttcttctcctttttgTTGTAAAGTTGGTTATTTGTTGCTAATTAGCCGTGTAGAATATTCATACATGAGAGGAGAATGGTTGATGGTGGTGTGCAGTGAAAAATCACAAACATAAAGAAACATCTGCCCCATTACTGCGCATGTACACAATTCTTAATTTCTTTGTTTGATCTCAAAGTTTGTAATTGgaaaaatacatacatatactgGAAAAAGCGTAGATTTAACAATTCATACATGAGACCTTTTGTCGTCATCTAAATTGGTATTATTAATTTGCACCATAACTAATGTTTCTGACCCCAGATCAGCCTTAATCCATATTTGAAGATTATCAAGTTCGAATGATTCGAACTTGGATTATTGGATTAGAAGTCTTGTTAATTATATCGGATCTGGTTCAAACCTGAATCAAAATCCGATCTATTGTCAGATCTAACCACAGAAGTAGGATTAACTGCTCTTAACCATTTTAACTACAAATCTAGCTTAGTGAAATCGAATGTGAACATtttaacttttgagaaagcatagACTTCATAATTGATTATCCTAATTCAACAATCTAGAAGTCAATACGTCATGGTATATATAGGATAATGGTCATGTTCTTGTATTCTTTAATGAATACAGAAACCGTTTTGATAGCATTTGAATAGTATTCCGAAATATCTGTACTGAGAACATTTTAATcgttaaatcttgatttttatatttttaatttaagatTTAACAAGTTCAAAATCAGGATTATCTATATATAGGCCCTTGAAACTTTAAAATCCCCAAAAACTTGTAgctgttgtggcctatatttaatagATAGGTGcagcaaagagaagaagagagaatggagaataggtttgaggaattgtgtgttaattccccagtccttgtgcctttatttatagtaattaggaggagagaaacttgctctccaagtaatacaaagtatattaggaaagatcttctagatcccaaaggattcctattttatctctacttaggatttacacaatcacatattgataagaacatatgtcacaacactcccccttgagtgtgcaaatactcaagtagatggcgcatcagatcttcaggcaAATGTAGAAGTAGTGGATGAAATCGTCTCGTTTAGTCGGCACAAgtagcgaatgcgagtctcaaaagaCGGAAGAATGCAGGagtggtaaaactcacaaaaccttactatggcaaaacccaaggtgggagaaaagcccataggctaaggagaaaagtgagaagttgcattaagtcaaaactatacgtcttctggacgcaagtagaagagctcacaagggtatgatcagcccaagatgggtgcctcgttaaaacctagttaggtagcaaaaacccagtgggaaaaatgctcctaatcgtagggaaaaagagtacattaagatcaagtaagtatacttctagatactccccctgagtttgacaaaacttccaaatgaaactacaaacattgcaaatgagaaagttacgcataccaattcattggacaagcttctggaaggtagaCTTTGGTAGTGACTTTGTGTAGATGTCTgtaaggttgtctgggattggactgcttgacttcaatcttctgatgctcatgctgatgtagacacaatatgcttggtgttgactttgttTGATGTATCATGATCTGGTCGATACATACAGCGTTGTATTCATGGATCattgttgggactcaacgatggatgaaaatcgcaaggattttgaatatgctcaacaagaattcTCGACCATATCTCTCACGTGATGAGACATAGTGAGTCTTGGAGCGATTCAAAGGTTTCGCAACAAAAGGTCTATCTAGTTAACCTCCAAGGTATTGCGGTGTtccttaatggtaaagacataaccatgcgGGAACGTACCTTGTGCGGTCAGACAAATGGTCTGATTCAGCGAATCCCACAAGGTAGGCATCATTCCGAAGATCAAGGGGGTGTGATCTATTCTGAGATGCATagggaataagcccaaatccgtagtaacaGAAAAACATCTTTAACACCAAATTTGGTGGTGGCGTGTTAGGCGCAGTGCTGCTTTATGCCAAAAGATTATCAGCACATAAGATGTCTGATCTAGTGcatttgagctaagtacaacaaacgcCAATGGTATTTAGATATGGCTGCCTCACGTTCCAATATGGAACCTTATGCTCCATACCCTCCGtaaaggtctcatttgcatctagcaTACAGATGATCAGGATATACTCAGACGTAACACCTTCTGGGTCTAGTTTGAGTGGTGAACCAGAATACCATCAAAACTAGCTCGAAACTTCAGGTCGAGGTAATGTCAAGTTCtcccaagatcattcatcttaTAGTCCGATATGCGAGTTAATTTTCTCAACTTTAGCAATTTCGGATTTTATACACGCAGGGGCAtatatccctaactgatcaaatattcacttagacgggtataccacatccgcccggATAGTTCTGCATCCGTAAAGTGAAGGCCGCTTGAGAATCAAGAGGATGTtcttgtggtctagaactatttgaatcagtACATGTAAGTCCTTTGGAAACTCCATGTAGGTTCATATCACGATCCTAGAGATACTACAACCACGTTTGTAATGCTGCGATCAATCACATGGCgtatgagagaaaccttgcgccacAAGGCGtcatattgcactatttcattcatctcattcgtCATAGATTGATTCTTTtagttgaccaatcagttctacgttgatattaatcaacggaacgcggttcgttatcgtcgcttttcatttatgtcggtaccatataaatgaaacatcatttatgataatctcattccaattccatatctcatccaaactagtatactggaccaagaacttcaggtctcgggagtaatccggatttaatctcatgagatgaaaagGTCTGAGACAGCGATCGAGGGGCGGATTCATTCGTGCCACGTTCCTCCTCTTTTGGGGAGGTGAATCCTCGAACCGAGTGATCTACCATGCTTCTGGCATAagatagattgattggctagccgTCAATGTACGAGGGTCGGCCATAATTGTGGCTTTCCTACTTTCAGGACAAAGGTCCGAAGTACATTTGGTACacatctttgcaggcacatttgcagctggtatatgtgatctcgtcacttttacTAGATCAGAGGAAGTGTCTGGTTAAACTCTGACGATCTAGATTGGGATCgatatgagacatagtggggacgtccacgataattcgcgtcgttctttaggaacggtgacgttcttatctccccctaatgacgggaagactgtctcataaaagtgacaatccgcaaaacgagcggtaaagagatcgcctgtcaaaggttattTAGTAACGAATAttagaaggagaatcataaccgac includes:
- the LOC126632469 gene encoding uncharacterized protein LOC126632469, producing the protein MEVIIPSRAAMDFDFNSARSSQSVTEPSTPRRFGDFYMSAPTSPTRMSEFYRDFEEFSNMSNWEDDEAASQAATPKSPKSPKREDDFGFVDFAFDVGEDVQRTSLSAEELFDGGIIRPFNKPPPTPSFFRQVLSPRRKKGKEYPKTQMDNTTRRSERISEQQQRGRERTPAALSSSLSGRRATRSVSPLRVSEYQWVEEEKQNQQQQRKQQQNNKQLTPKAMFTSCTDSKASRKWKLKDFLLFRSASEGRATDKDPFTKYLTLFRKNEDVKNSSFRSIDSPASVSISRRRGPPVSAHELHYTANKAVSNDMKKKTFLPYKQGILGRLAFNPAVSALANGFGSLSRK